One genomic segment of Algiphilus sp. includes these proteins:
- the rpsB gene encoding 30S ribosomal protein S2, protein MADITMRQLLEVGAHFGHRTRYWNPKMDAYIFGHRNKVHIINLEHTLPMLKDACNYAGRLAANGGNILFVGTKRAARDVIEQEANRCGMPYINQRWLGGALTNFKTVKQSTARLIEMEKQVEDGSINKLPKKEQLEFQRDLAKLQRSLGGIKHMSSLPDCLFVIDTGYEDIAVKEARKLGIRIIAVVDSNNSPEGIDSVIPGNDDATRAIKFYAQCIADAVIDAKGANTVGGGARDAEQQMAAAATADEASADSQEASA, encoded by the coding sequence ATGGCCGATATCACCATGCGCCAGCTGCTGGAAGTGGGCGCGCATTTCGGGCACCGCACGCGGTACTGGAACCCCAAGATGGATGCGTACATCTTCGGGCACCGCAACAAGGTGCACATCATCAATCTCGAGCACACGCTGCCGATGCTCAAGGACGCCTGCAACTACGCCGGGCGTCTGGCGGCCAACGGCGGCAACATCCTCTTCGTCGGCACCAAGCGCGCCGCGCGCGATGTCATCGAGCAGGAAGCCAACCGCTGCGGGATGCCGTACATCAACCAGCGCTGGCTGGGCGGCGCGCTGACCAACTTCAAGACGGTCAAGCAGTCCACCGCGCGGCTGATCGAGATGGAGAAGCAGGTCGAGGACGGCTCGATCAACAAGCTGCCCAAGAAGGAGCAGCTCGAGTTCCAGCGCGACCTCGCCAAGCTCCAGCGCTCGCTCGGCGGCATCAAGCACATGAGCAGCCTGCCGGACTGCCTCTTCGTGATCGACACCGGTTACGAGGACATCGCCGTGAAGGAGGCCCGCAAGCTGGGCATCCGCATCATCGCCGTGGTCGACAGCAACAACAGCCCCGAGGGCATCGACAGCGTCATTCCGGGCAACGATGACGCCACCCGCGCCATCAAGTTCTATGCCCAGTGCATCGCCGACGCCGTGATCGACGCCAAGGGCGCCAACACGGTCGGTGGCGGCGCGCGCGACGCCGAGCAGCAGATGGCCGCCGCCGCGACCGCCGACGAAGCTTCCGCCGATTCCCAGGAGGCCTCCGCATGA